A genomic stretch from Polyangium spumosum includes:
- a CDS encoding choice-of-anchor L domain-containing protein has product MKRLRTSSWFGVVGLCVVVAAAAGACAAGGGGGGNGGDGAGGAGAAGGMGGSGNNGQGGDGNILITTSNSSSGSGGAGGGSLCDEGLPDADNDGDGFTELEGDCNDCDKFVNPSAVEVIAEPDEMGNLPEPADEDCDGTVDVLPPACDSGLALASMDPVDAAKAIGVCKFLKSAKWVLSDGSPPPVDEVKAASFHLGHGIVPKLGTNNNPQEGSSMLLLSSGKARDKGDPDATYRNFEKGYTSNPPFGFPKTSPSCPDKLAGLPNDATGVELELTVPTNALSVSFDFQFFSYEWPDWLCTEYNDFFIAYMIPFPMGQGDGNIAFDMFGAPISVNNKFFEACGCPNNPPNECIASTFPFKCALGKSPLLGTMFEKDDANLGWTHGSTGWLRTTTAVTPGGAPIRLRLVIYDSTDGKLDSSVLVDNWRWSGKPGTTVTEVIIPK; this is encoded by the coding sequence ATGAAGCGGCTGAGAACATCGTCTTGGTTCGGGGTCGTCGGGTTGTGCGTGGTCGTCGCGGCGGCGGCGGGCGCTTGCGCGGCGGGCGGCGGCGGCGGCGGTAACGGCGGGGATGGGGCCGGCGGCGCGGGCGCTGCCGGCGGCATGGGCGGCTCTGGCAACAACGGCCAGGGCGGCGACGGCAACATCCTCATCACGACGAGCAACTCGTCGAGCGGCTCGGGCGGCGCCGGCGGCGGCTCGCTCTGCGACGAGGGCTTGCCCGACGCGGACAACGACGGCGACGGCTTCACGGAGCTCGAGGGCGACTGCAACGACTGCGACAAGTTCGTCAACCCGAGCGCGGTCGAGGTCATCGCCGAGCCGGACGAGATGGGCAACCTCCCCGAGCCTGCGGACGAGGACTGCGACGGCACGGTCGACGTCCTGCCGCCGGCCTGCGACAGCGGCCTCGCGCTCGCGAGCATGGATCCGGTCGACGCGGCCAAGGCGATCGGCGTCTGCAAGTTCTTGAAGAGCGCGAAGTGGGTGCTCTCGGACGGGAGCCCGCCGCCGGTCGACGAGGTGAAGGCCGCGAGCTTCCACCTCGGGCATGGCATCGTCCCGAAGCTCGGGACGAACAACAACCCGCAGGAGGGCAGCTCGATGCTGCTCTTGTCGTCGGGCAAGGCGCGCGACAAGGGCGACCCGGACGCCACGTACCGCAACTTCGAGAAGGGTTACACGAGCAATCCGCCCTTCGGCTTCCCGAAGACGAGCCCTTCGTGCCCGGACAAACTCGCGGGTTTGCCGAACGACGCGACGGGCGTCGAGCTCGAGCTGACCGTCCCGACGAACGCGCTCAGCGTCTCGTTCGACTTCCAGTTCTTCAGCTACGAGTGGCCCGACTGGTTGTGCACGGAGTACAACGACTTCTTCATCGCGTACATGATCCCGTTCCCGATGGGGCAGGGCGACGGCAACATCGCGTTCGACATGTTCGGCGCGCCGATCAGCGTGAACAACAAGTTCTTCGAGGCGTGCGGCTGCCCGAACAACCCCCCGAACGAGTGCATCGCGAGCACGTTCCCCTTCAAGTGCGCGCTCGGCAAGTCGCCGCTCCTCGGCACCATGTTCGAGAAGGACGACGCCAACCTCGGGTGGACGCACGGCTCGACGGGGTGGCTGCGCACGACGACGGCCGTGACGCCGGGCGGCGCGCCGATCCGGCTTCGCCTCGTGATCTACGACTCCACCGACGGCAAGCTCGACTCGTCCGTGTTGGTCGACAACTGGCGCTGGTCTGGAAAGCCCGGCACGACGGTCACCGAGGTCATCATCCCGAAGTGA